In Chloroflexota bacterium, the genomic stretch CCGGTGCGGAGCCAGGTGGTGGTCGTGGGTCGAGCGGCCGGCACGGCCAGGCTCACCCTCTACGTGATGGACGTCGGCGCCCTCACGAACGCGACCCCCGTGCCGTCCACGCCGGCTCCCGCCACGCCTGCCGCGACCCTCGCGCTCGCCGCGACGCTCTCGCCGGGCACAACCGGAGCGACCATCCCGCCGGCCTCCATCCCGCCGGCCTCCATCTCGCCGGCCTCCATCCCGCCGGCCTCCATCTCGCCGGCCGCCATCGAGACGCCGACGCCGATCGCGTCCGGATCGCCTGTCGCGACCGGACCTGCCACGCCCCCGCTCGCCGCTTCCCTCGGGCCCTCGCCGATCCCGACCGCCTCGAACGTCCTCGCCATCGCCTCGGATCTCACCGTCCTCGGCGAGACGGCGGCCTACTCGCCCGACGGAGCGTGGTTCGCCTTCACCGCCCGGCCGGTATCTGCGACGATCGGCTCGGACATCTACGCGTGGCAGGTGGGCTCGCCGCTCGCCCTGCCGATCACGACCGACCACCGCTCTGTCTTCTCGAGCTGGACCGCCGGGCTGATCGTCGGCAGTCGGGCAGGGAGCGGCATGCCGACGCCGACCGCATCGCCGACGCCGAGCCCGACGCCCAGTCCCACGCCGACCCCCTCGCCCACCCCGTCGCCGACACCGGTCACGTTCCCGGCATCGGGCGGTGCTTCTGCCTCGACGAGTCCGGTCCCGAGCCCGGTCGTCGACATCGTCCCGAGCGCGTTCCTCATCGATCCGGTGACCCAGGCGGCGCTCGACCTGCCGACGCCGGCCTGGCGCCCGGTCGTCGATCCGACCGGTTCGCTCGTCGCGTACTGGGCCGGAACCGTGGCCCTGGACCCGGCGACCGGCGAGTACACGGCCGCGTCGGGGAGTCTCGTCGTCGGCTCGTGGGCGGTCCTCGAGGCGGGCGCCGTGCCGGTCCCGGCCCCTTCACCCGCACCAAGCGGCCTCTCGGGTTCCTCACCCCCACCGAGCGAGCCCGCGACCTCATCCCCGACGGTCACGCCGTCGCCGTCGCCGTCGCCGTCCGCGACGCCGACTCTCACGGTTGGGCCATCGGGCGGGTCCGAGGTCAGCGCCTCTCCGAGTCCGTCACCGTCCGCCCCGGGCGGCCCGGTGGCCCTCCCGGCCGACATCGGCTCCGCATCGGGCGTGCCGTGGGACCTCCAGTGGGACGAAACAGGTCGACACCTCGCGATCTGGATCGGCGACCCGACGAACACCGCGATCGGGCGGCTCGCCCTCGTGAGCGTCGATCCGGCGACCGGCCTCCTCGACCCCAGCGGTCCGTCGATCCGGGACAGCGGCGTCCTGCCGGGTGTGGCCATCGATCAGGGCCACCTCGCCTGGGCGACCCCATCGGGCCCGGACGGACAGGGCAGCCGGCTCGTCGTCTATGCCTGGACCGGCGCGTATCCCGGCCGGATCGACAGCCACGCCGCGACCGGAGCGGCGTCCGTGGTCGTGGTCCAGCACTGACGGCTCGATCGGGCGGAGGCGGTCGCCCGCCTGGTGCACCGACGCACTGACCCATCCGGGTCGCCGCTGGACAGGACTTCGGACGAGTCGTATCGTCCTCCTCCGTGCGACCCAGGAACCTGGTCGCGGGCGCGGCGCTCACCGCCGCCCTCGCGCTGGTCGCGCTGCCAGGCCTGGTCGGCTCCCGGACACCGAGCCCGGACCGACCGCTCGAGGCGGCAGCGTTCCGATCGGTCACCATCGACGCGACAGGCGGTGGATCGTCCCTGACGATCCCTCCGCTCGACGCCGCCCTGCGATCGGCGAGCGCGCTATCGGCGGGCGCCCAGCTCGTGGAGGCCGGGTCCGCGGCGAGCCTGTCGATCGCGCGACCGAAGTCCGCCCAGCCGATCGTCCTCGCCGCCTACGCGATCAAGCCGCCGCGCTCGACCCTTCGCGGGGTCGCGACGTTCTACGACAATGGGACGACGGCGATGCGACTGCCGCGCGGCACGATCATCCGGGTATGCGGTCCGGGCGGCTGCATCGATCGCGTCGTCACCGACTACGGGCCCATCGCCGGGACGGATCGGATCGTCGATCTGTACCGGCCGGATTTCTTCGCGGTCTGCGGCTGTCCGTCGTGGTCGGGCACGATGTCGGTGACCATCGGGGTCTACTGAGGCCTGGCCACAACCGGCCGGTGCCACCCGGCGCCGCCCGACGACCCCGACGGCACGGGCCATCGGACCCGCGGTATCCTTCCAGCGACCTTTAACGACCGGTCCCGCGAGGCCGGGAAGGAGGAGCCAGCAGCGTGCGGATCCGCACAGCGGCGGCGACGTTCCGATGACCGGCCGCAGCATCATGACAGCCGACGAGATCCGGCGGGCGGTCGTGCGCATCTCCCATGAGCTCGTCGAGAAGCAGGCCGGCACGTCCGGGCTCGCCCTCGTCGGGATCCAGCGGCGGGGTGTCCCGCTCGCGCTCCGGCTCGCCGAGGCGATCGCGGAGCACGAGGGTGTGCGCCTCCCGGTGGGTGCGCTCGACATCACGTTCTATCGCGACGACCTCTCGCTCGTCGCCGCTCAGCCGGTCGTCAAGGGCACGGACCTCCCGTTCGATCTCAACGGCGCGACCGTCGTCCTCGTCGACGACGTCCTCTACACCGGACGGACGATCCGGGCCGCGATGGACGCCCTCGTCGATTTCGGACGGCCACAGGCGATCCGCCTCGCCGTCCTCGTCGATCGTGGCCATCGCGAGCTGCCGATCCGGGCTGACCACGTGGGCAAGAACGTGCCGACGAGCCGCGAGGAGGTCGTCAGGGTCCACCTCGCCGAGACGGACGGGATCGACGACGTGGCGATCGAGCGACGGGCGGAGGCTCCGGTCGTCGAGGCGATCCGGTGAGTCTCGGGCTCGAGTCGTCGGCCGAAGCCGGCCTCGAGCCAGGCGCCATCGATGTCGACCCAGCCGGCGGTCCGCCGACCACCGGGCCGGGCACCCCCGATCCGTCCGGCGGGGATCCCGTCGCCTTCGCCCGCCCGCCCGCCACGAGCTCGTGGCGTCATCGCCATCTCCTCGACGTCGACGTCCTCTCGTGGGCGGAGATCGAGCTCGTCCTCCGGACGACGGACGCGATGCGCGAGGTCCTCGCCCGGCCCATCGCCAAGGTGCCCGCGCTCCGCGGGACGAACGTCACGATCCTCTTCTACGAGGCCTCGACGCGGACCCGGGTGAGCTTCGAGGTCGCGGCGAAGAACCTGTCGGCGGACGTCGTGAACATCGCCGCCTCGAGCTCGTCGGTGGCCAAGGGCGAGTCCCTCGTTGACACGGTCCGGACGATCGAGGCGCTCGGGGCCAGGATGCTCGTCATGCGTCACCCGACGTCCGGGGCGCCGCATCTCGCCGCGGAACACTTCGGCGGCCACGTCCTCAATGGCGGCGACGGCTGGCACGCCCATCCGACGCAGGCGCTGCTCGACCTGTACACGCTCCGCGAGCGTCTCGGGACCGGTGCGGAGGAGCGGTTCCTCCGCGGCCGCAAGGTCGTCATCCTCGGCGACATCCTCCATTCGCGGGTCGCCCGCTCGAACATCTGGACGCTCTCCGCGGCCGGGGCGGATCTCTGGCTCTGCGGTCCCGCGACGCTCCTCCGGGGCTTCGAGGCGTGGGCCCGGCGCGGTGTGCACGGCGCGGCGGACGGGTCGCGCGTGACCGTCACCTCGGACGTCGCCGCGGCTCTCCGCGACGCGGACGTCGTCATGGCCCTCCGGATCCAGCGCGAGCGGATGGCCGGCGGCCTCCTCCCATCGCTGCGGGAGTACGCCGCTCGCTACGGACTCACCGCGGCACGGCTCGCGGAAGCCCGGCCGGGCGCCCTCGTCATGCACCCCGGTCCGATGAACGAAGGGGTCGAGATCGCCGCCGACGTGGCCGCCGGACCGCGCTCGCTCATCACGGACCAGGTGACGAACGGGGTCGCGGTCCGGATGGCGCTCCTCTACATCCTCGCCGGCGCCGAGGGCGCAGGCCGGTGACGGATCTCGATATCAGTCGAGCCTGGCTCGTGGACCCGGCCGCCGGTCGGGAGGGACCGGGCGAGATCGTCGTGCGCGGCGGGATC encodes the following:
- the pyrR gene encoding bifunctional pyr operon transcriptional regulator/uracil phosphoribosyltransferase PyrR, yielding MTGRSIMTADEIRRAVVRISHELVEKQAGTSGLALVGIQRRGVPLALRLAEAIAEHEGVRLPVGALDITFYRDDLSLVAAQPVVKGTDLPFDLNGATVVLVDDVLYTGRTIRAAMDALVDFGRPQAIRLAVLVDRGHRELPIRADHVGKNVPTSREEVVRVHLAETDGIDDVAIERRAEAPVVEAIR
- a CDS encoding aspartate carbamoyltransferase catalytic subunit yields the protein MDVDPAGGPPTTGPGTPDPSGGDPVAFARPPATSSWRHRHLLDVDVLSWAEIELVLRTTDAMREVLARPIAKVPALRGTNVTILFYEASTRTRVSFEVAAKNLSADVVNIAASSSSVAKGESLVDTVRTIEALGARMLVMRHPTSGAPHLAAEHFGGHVLNGGDGWHAHPTQALLDLYTLRERLGTGAEERFLRGRKVVILGDILHSRVARSNIWTLSAAGADLWLCGPATLLRGFEAWARRGVHGAADGSRVTVTSDVAAALRDADVVMALRIQRERMAGGLLPSLREYAARYGLTAARLAEARPGALVMHPGPMNEGVEIAADVAAGPRSLITDQVTNGVAVRMALLYILAGAEGAGR